A section of the Falco biarmicus isolate bFalBia1 chromosome 3, bFalBia1.pri, whole genome shotgun sequence genome encodes:
- the RBFA gene encoding putative ribosome-binding factor A, mitochondrial isoform X2: protein MMYKPTQLASLTKDNQIKTRKEDNIRCRVLNSLIHKAVAEMMTTPEVNQELYDLKLEICKVSLSSNFSACRVYWNPAATMEKDSYVGRILQKSAPRIRYLLMSRQILGNVPPIVFVKDKEAAAVKEVEELLSIADFGPPEEEETLSQNYSSKAFSSATQSSDSPVRSNLFGIDHELLNKQIMDYKRLKAARHVEGIAWTEEQDQQLSKIQKKKKKPRNPPDDDITPQKYLLDRYEADYWDDNTELVSDYELEGELQEEANELEADGGKTVSQPADKLQ from the exons ATG atgtataAACCAACCCAGTTAGCCTCTCTAACGAAAGACAACCAGATAAAAACTAGGAAAGAAGATAACATACGCTGCAGAGTCTTGAATAGTCTTATTCATAAAGCTGTGGCAGAGATGATGACTACCCCCGAAGTTAATCAGGAACTTTATGATCTCAAGCTGGAAATCTGCAAG GTGTCCCTGTCATCAAACTTCTCAGCATGTCGCGTGTACTGGAATCCTGCTGCTACTATGGAGAAAGATAGTTATGTTGGAAGGATACTGCAGAAAAGTGCTCCGCGTATACG GTATCTTCTGATGAGTCGGCAGATTCTAGGAAATGTACCCCCAATAGTGTTTGTAAAAGACAAAGAAGCTGCAGCTGTAAAAGAG GTTGAAGAATTACTGTCAATTGCTGATTTTGGACCtccagaagaagaagaaacattaTCTCAAAATTATTCTAG tAAAGCCTTCTCTTCAGCAACCCAATCTTCAGATTCACCTGTGCGGTCTAATCTTTTTGGTATTGATCATGAACTGCTGAATAAGCAGATAATGGACTACAAAAGACTGAAAGCGGCAAGACATGTGGAAGGCATTGCCTGGACAGAAGAGCAGGACCAGCAGCTTTCTaagattcagaagaaaaagaaaaaaccaaggAATCCTCCTGATGATGACATTACACCACAGAAGTACTTACTGGACAGATATGAAGCTGATTACTGGGATGATAACACCGAGTTGGTCTCAGACTATGAACTGGAGGGTGAATTACAGGAAGAGGCAAACGAATTGGAGGCAGATGGCGGCAAAACTGTAAGTCAGCCTGCTGATAAACTGCAGTGA